From Sporolactobacillus pectinivorans:
CGATCATTCAGTGGCTGGCTGGTTCATTCAACAATGAGGGCCGGTTTGCCTGCATTGTCATCCTGATTTTCCAGCTTGTGACCAGCGGTGGTGCTTATGCAATTGAGCTGATACCGAAATGGCTTCAGTCCGTTTCACATGTGCTGCCAATGACGTACAGTGTCAACGGATTCAGAAATATCATCGATGGACACCAGCATCAAATGTTTGTTCAGAATACCACGGCACTCGTTGTGTTCGTTCTCGTAGGTTTGGCATTGAGCATTATTACGTTCTCAATTAAATTCTACCTGAACCAAGACAAAACAAGATCGATGAATCATACTTCTGAATCATCGGTGGAATCCTGATCAATAAAAAATTTTTAATGAACCACCTTTATGAAGTGTGAAGGTGGTTTTTTATTGCTAAAAATACAAAAGAGAAGCTTTGCCCGGTTTGTTCTGCGGAAAAAGCTTCTCTTTTGTATTAATGAATATCCGGACATAGTTCTATAACTCAGATTCGGATATACGTGATTCCTGAACAATGACCCAATCACAAATCTTCCGTTCTTCCGACATATATGATCTCAAGCTTGCCATCGCGATAGACCAATTTGGTTACGCTTGTATTCGGGATCGGAGGCAGGTGGGTCTCTTTTTTGACCAGAGTATAGACGACACTGTTGATGAACATGCCATGGCTGACGGCAAGGATACTCGATTTTCCTGAAGAAGCAAATACATTAAAAATGCGTTCCAACCTGACACGGACGTCTTCGAAGCTTTCGCCGTATCCAGTCGTGTCCAGTTTTTTCAAAGTGGAAAGACCCTCGAGCCGTATTTCATCCGGTGCGCTGCCATTAAGTTCCGCGTTGCCTGATGCTTCGCCGGCGCGCCCCCATACGGCATCGTTCGGCTCGCCTTCAAACATGCCGAAGCTTGTTTCACGAAGATCCGTAGTCTCAATCACAGGGAGATCAGGATTTGCCGAACGGGAAAGAAGCAGGCGAGTGGTTTTAACAGCCCGGCTCAGATCACTCGTATAAACCGCGTCAAAAGTGATGCCCTCCTGCTTGAACCGTTCACCCAGTTCTTTAGCCTTCTGTTCACCCTCGCGCAAAAGCGGAGTGTCCGAGATCCCCTGAACTTTATCTAATAAATTAAAAAGTGTCCGTCCATGTCTGACCAGATAGATTGTTGTCATCCGCGTGTCCTCCCGACTGTCGTTGATGGCTGCTCTGTAAACTGGCGGTGCCTGTACAGCAGCTGACAAAAATAGCTTAGCTTAAATCCGGTCTTCTTGCAAAGAAAAACAGAAATAAGGTACCCACAGTTAAATCAAATCATTCAATCGATACCAGGGCAAACGCATTAGAAATTCTGATTGATCGCGTGCTACAATGAGTGCAACAAATGAATTATGAACGATCCGAGAGGCGATAAGCCAGCGCAAGCACCGTTTTTAAATAGGGAAAATCAAAACCTGCTTTTAACCGCTTTCCTCGAATACTCCGCTTACTCGTTGTCTCCTGCTTCAGTAAATTGACCACGCATCGGCGCAGCAGAGCCATATTCTGCGCACTATTTTTCAGACGCATGCGCTGCTCGTCCTCTCGGAACGTGACATCGAGCACGTGATGAAGTCCATTTTCGATCTGCCAGTGCTGGCGCACGGCTTTAGCGAATGTTTTCGCATCGCTGGAAAGTGAGGATAGATAGAACCGGCGTTCCACGCTGACCTGATCACCAGTCTGCCGTTCAGACTCAACCACACCGACACTTTTAAGTCCTTTCCATTCCTCTTTTTGATCCAAAAAATCAATGGCGTCGGTCGTCCAGTAACGGCGGACATCGACACGACCATGACCTTTTTCGACCTGTTTATAGAAGCTGTGCGGGACATCCTTAAACGCATTTTTCTGTGCGTCTTCCAGATACAGTCGGACGTCTTCATGGAGCGTGGACTGGTTGCCTTTCAGAGCCAGCACATAATCCGCTTCTTTCTCCCTGATCTTGGCGGCAATATCTTTCTGGCAGCCCCTAGCGTCAAGGGTGACCACGCAGCCTTTGAGGTTCAGCAGTTCGAGCAGGTCAGGAATAACGGTGATTTCATTTGTTTTTCCCTCCACTTTTCGCTGAGCCA
This genomic window contains:
- a CDS encoding histidine phosphatase family protein, which gives rise to MTTIYLVRHGRTLFNLLDKVQGISDTPLLREGEQKAKELGERFKQEGITFDAVYTSDLSRAVKTTRLLLSRSANPDLPVIETTDLRETSFGMFEGEPNDAVWGRAGEASGNAELNGSAPDEIRLEGLSTLKKLDTTGYGESFEDVRVRLERIFNVFASSGKSSILAVSHGMFINSVVYTLVKKETHLPPIPNTSVTKLVYRDGKLEIIYVGRTEDL
- a CDS encoding ISAs1 family transposase, whose translation is MTKHLIDHLSDIPDPRSGNHLRHNLIDILTIALTATICAIDSFTDMEEFGHARKEWFESFLELPNGIPSHDTFARVFSLLDPETVERCFMNWTADVYTLTQGEVVAIDGKTLRGSHHRAANKRAIHTLCAWATEQKAVLAQRKVEGKTNEITVIPDLLELLNLKGCVVTLDARGCQKDIAAKIREKEADYVLALKGNQSTLHEDVRLYLEDAQKNAFKDVPHSFYKQVEKGHGRVDVRRYWTTDAIDFLDQKEEWKGLKSVGVVESERQTGDQVSVERRFYLSSLSSDAKTFAKAVRQHWQIENGLHHVLDVTFREDEQRMRLKNSAQNMALLRRCVVNLLKQETTSKRSIRGKRLKAGFDFPYLKTVLALAYRLSDRS